A region of Burkholderiales bacterium JOSHI_001 DNA encodes the following proteins:
- a CDS encoding ABC-type spermidine/putrescine transport system, ATPase component (PFAM: ABC transporter; TOBE domain) yields the protein MKDQDIGVRFEAVTKRYGGADSPLVIHGVDLAMARGTLTTILGPSGCGKTTLLRMLAGLDAPTSGRIVIDGRDVTPLGPAERNVSMVFQSYALFPHLSVLDNVAYGLVVAGTPKAQAAERARATMASVGLTGYDERLPSQLSGGQQQRVAVARALVLEPAVLLFDEPLSNLDARLRRSMREEIRALQQRLALTVAYVTHDQGEAMAVSDQIVVMDAGRIAQVGSPRDLYEAPASEFVAGFMGEAAMFDAQVLPGERVRLGPLELALPGAGAPGTVRLAVRPEAWQLTAAGPDTLAATVRRCAYLGSLLELTLDTAIGAIFMVAPAGDALVPGHALALALRPRGVCVLR from the coding sequence ATGAAGGACCAAGACATCGGTGTGCGCTTCGAAGCCGTCACCAAGCGCTACGGCGGGGCCGATTCACCGCTGGTCATCCATGGCGTGGACCTGGCCATGGCCCGTGGCACGCTGACCACCATCCTGGGGCCATCGGGTTGCGGCAAGACCACCTTGCTGCGCATGCTGGCCGGGCTGGATGCACCCACCAGCGGGCGCATCGTCATCGACGGGCGGGACGTCACCCCCCTGGGCCCGGCCGAGCGCAACGTGAGCATGGTGTTCCAGAGCTACGCCCTGTTCCCGCACCTGAGCGTGCTGGACAACGTGGCCTACGGCCTGGTGGTGGCCGGCACGCCCAAGGCCCAGGCGGCTGAGCGCGCCCGCGCCACCATGGCCAGCGTGGGCCTGACGGGTTACGACGAACGGCTGCCGTCGCAGTTGTCCGGTGGCCAGCAGCAACGCGTGGCGGTGGCGCGCGCGCTGGTGCTGGAACCGGCGGTGCTGCTGTTCGACGAGCCGCTGTCCAACCTGGACGCCCGCCTGCGCCGCAGCATGCGCGAGGAAATCCGCGCGCTGCAGCAGCGCCTGGCCCTGACTGTGGCCTACGTCACCCACGACCAGGGCGAGGCCATGGCGGTGAGCGACCAGATCGTGGTGATGGACGCTGGCCGCATCGCCCAGGTGGGCTCGCCGCGTGACCTGTACGAAGCGCCGGCTTCTGAATTCGTGGCCGGCTTCATGGGTGAAGCGGCGATGTTTGACGCCCAGGTGCTGCCCGGTGAACGTGTCCGCCTGGGCCCGCTGGAACTGGCCTTGCCGGGGGCCGGCGCGCCGGGCACGGTGCGCCTGGCCGTGCGGCCCGAGGCCTGGCAACTGACCGCCGCCGGGCCCGATACGCTGGCCGCCACCGTGCGCCGGTGCGCCTACCTGGGCAGCCTGCTGGAACTGACCCTGGACACCGCCATCGGCGCGATCTTCATGGTGGCCCCCGCTGGCGACGCCCTGGTGCCGGGCCACGCCCTGGCGCTGGCCCTGCGCCCACGCGGTGTGTGCGTGCTGCGGTAA
- a CDS encoding transaldolase (PFAM: Transaldolase~TIGRFAM: transaldolase): MNQLEQLKRHTVVVADTGNFKQMAQYAPRDATTNPSLILKAVQQADYLPLAQESVQAQRGRTMDEMVDALLVRFGQEILKVVPGRVSTEVDARLSFDTAGSIFRARRLIGLYAALGIPRERVLIKVAATWEGIQAARQLEKEGIHCNLTLLFSFAQAVACGEAGVKLISPFVGRIYDWYKKAAGPAWDEAAMAGANDPGVKSVARIFRHYKRFDIPTEVMGASFRNLGQIQALAGCDLLTISPELLAALQASQEPLAQALDAEAARHAAIDPVSYDEVGFRWAHNEDAMATEKLAEGIRLFAADAVKLDRLIGELQ, encoded by the coding sequence ATGAACCAGCTCGAACAACTGAAGCGGCACACCGTTGTGGTGGCCGACACCGGCAACTTCAAGCAGATGGCGCAGTACGCGCCGCGCGACGCCACCACCAACCCCTCGCTGATCCTGAAGGCGGTGCAGCAGGCCGACTACCTGCCGCTGGCGCAGGAATCGGTGCAGGCCCAGCGCGGCCGCACGATGGACGAAATGGTGGACGCGCTGCTGGTGCGCTTCGGCCAGGAAATCCTGAAGGTGGTGCCGGGCCGCGTGTCCACCGAGGTGGATGCGCGCCTGTCCTTCGACACCGCGGGCAGCATCTTCCGCGCCCGCCGGTTGATCGGCCTGTACGCCGCGCTGGGCATTCCGCGCGAGCGGGTGCTGATCAAGGTGGCAGCCACCTGGGAAGGCATCCAGGCGGCGCGGCAGCTGGAAAAAGAAGGCATCCACTGCAACCTCACGCTGCTGTTTTCCTTTGCCCAGGCGGTGGCCTGTGGCGAAGCGGGCGTGAAGCTGATCTCGCCCTTTGTCGGCCGCATCTACGACTGGTACAAGAAGGCGGCCGGGCCGGCCTGGGACGAAGCCGCGATGGCCGGCGCCAACGACCCCGGCGTGAAGTCGGTGGCGCGCATCTTCAGGCACTACAAGCGCTTTGACATCCCCACCGAGGTGATGGGCGCCAGCTTTCGCAACCTGGGGCAGATTCAGGCGCTGGCGGGCTGCGACCTGCTGACCATCAGCCCTGAGCTGTTGGCCGCGCTGCAGGCCAGCCAGGAACCGCTGGCTCAAGCCCTGGATGCCGAGGCCGCGCGCCATGCCGCCATCGACCCGGTGAGCTACGACGAAGTGGGCTTCCGCTGGGCCCACAACGAAGACGCCATGGCCACCGAGAAGCTGGCCGAGGGCATCCGCCTGTTCGCGGCGGACGCCGTCAAGCTGGACCGACTCATCGGAGAACTGCAATGA
- a CDS encoding glucose-6-phosphate isomerase (PFAM: Phosphoglucose isomerase), which translates to MSAVANAPRCDQTVAWTALGGHWQAHGRDLDLREAFVRDPQRFGHFALSAPEVRADLSKNLWDVATRKLLLELARECQLEARRDAMLAGEPINTTEGRAVLHTALRAPKGVGPFSAEVHEVLDKMLAFADSVRAAGSGFTDVVNIGIGGSDLGPQMAVLALDSFIAPQLRLHFVSNVDGHDIAPVLKRLDAKTTLFIVASKTFTTQETMANAAVARAWFLGQGMAEDRIARHFVGATTNLKAAADFGIHTTFGFWDWVGGRYSLWSAIGLPIAIAIGGAGFRDLLAGARAMDEHFAQAPLEQNLPVQLGLLDVWYRNFFHFGSRSVAPYHQGLKRFPAYLQQLEMESNGKCVDLDGNPLPFATSPVVWGEPGTNGQHAYFQMLHQGTDVIPVEFIAVKTPTHPYADLQTKALANCLAQSQALMQGKTTEAALREKAPTASASLGALTVARHRTFPGNRPSTTLLLEQLNPHSLGALIALYEHRVFTSGALWRINSFDQWGVELGKALAGDLLPRLASGHTDGLDASTAGLLTWLKA; encoded by the coding sequence ATGAGCGCTGTTGCCAACGCCCCCCGTTGCGACCAGACCGTGGCCTGGACGGCCCTGGGCGGCCACTGGCAGGCCCATGGCCGTGACCTGGACCTGCGCGAAGCCTTCGTGCGCGACCCGCAGCGTTTCGGCCACTTCGCGCTGTCGGCGCCCGAAGTGCGCGCCGATCTCTCGAAGAACCTGTGGGATGTGGCCACCCGCAAGCTGCTGCTGGAACTGGCGCGTGAATGCCAGCTGGAAGCGCGGCGCGACGCCATGCTGGCCGGTGAGCCGATCAACACCACCGAAGGCCGCGCGGTGCTGCACACGGCCTTGCGCGCGCCGAAGGGCGTGGGCCCCTTCAGCGCCGAGGTGCACGAGGTGCTGGACAAGATGCTGGCCTTCGCCGACAGCGTGCGCGCCGCCGGCAGCGGCTTCACCGACGTGGTGAACATCGGCATCGGCGGCAGCGACCTGGGGCCGCAGATGGCGGTGCTGGCGCTGGACTCCTTCATCGCGCCGCAGTTGCGTTTGCACTTCGTGTCCAACGTGGACGGCCACGACATCGCCCCGGTGCTGAAGCGCCTGGATGCCAAGACCACGCTCTTCATCGTCGCCAGCAAGACATTCACCACCCAGGAGACCATGGCCAATGCCGCGGTGGCGCGCGCCTGGTTCCTGGGCCAGGGCATGGCCGAGGACCGCATCGCCAGGCATTTCGTCGGCGCCACCACCAACCTGAAGGCAGCGGCCGACTTCGGCATCCACACCACCTTCGGCTTCTGGGACTGGGTGGGCGGGCGCTATTCGCTGTGGAGCGCCATCGGGCTGCCGATTGCCATCGCCATCGGTGGCGCGGGCTTCCGCGACCTGCTGGCGGGTGCGCGCGCCATGGACGAACATTTTGCGCAGGCGCCGCTGGAACAAAACCTGCCGGTGCAACTGGGCCTGCTGGACGTCTGGTACCGCAACTTCTTCCACTTCGGCAGCCGTTCGGTGGCGCCTTACCACCAGGGCTTGAAGCGCTTCCCGGCCTACCTGCAGCAGCTGGAGATGGAATCCAACGGCAAGTGCGTGGACCTGGACGGCAATCCGCTGCCCTTTGCCACCAGTCCGGTGGTCTGGGGCGAACCCGGCACCAACGGCCAGCATGCCTACTTCCAGATGCTGCACCAGGGTACCGATGTGATCCCGGTGGAGTTCATTGCGGTGAAGACCCCCACCCACCCCTACGCGGACCTGCAGACCAAGGCCCTGGCCAACTGCCTGGCCCAGAGCCAGGCCCTGATGCAGGGCAAGACCACCGAAGCCGCGCTGCGCGAGAAGGCGCCCACCGCGTCGGCCTCGCTGGGCGCGCTGACGGTGGCCAGGCACCGTACCTTCCCCGGCAACCGGCCCAGCACCACGCTGCTGCTGGAGCAATTGAACCCGCACAGCCTGGGCGCGCTGATCGCGCTGTACGAACACCGGGTGTTCACCAGCGGCGCACTGTGGCGCATCAACAGCTTCGACCAGTGGGGGGTGGAACTGGGCAAGGCCCTGGCGGGCGACCTGCTGCCGCGCCTGGCCAGCGGCCACACCGATGGCCTGGACGCGTCCACCGCAGGCCTGCTGACTTGGCTGAAGGCATGA
- a CDS encoding haloacid dehalogenase superfamily protein, subfamily IA, variant 3 with third motif having DD or ED (PFAM: haloacid dehalogenase-like hydrolase~TIGRFAM: haloacid dehalogenase superfamily, subfamily IA, variant 3 with third motif having DD or ED) — translation MSGKHIVFDFGVVLFRWRPNLLLQQCLPQRVSDEASAAHWVAQVFQSYGGDWGDFDRGTVTPATLVQRISARTGLTPAEVQAVVDAVPGELQPIAAAESLVHRLADADPDLFYLSNMPAPYADHLERTHAVLKRFADGVFSARVGLVKPDPAIFALSAQRFGKAPGDLVFLDDHPANVAAARQAGWNALHFENAAQAEAQLHEKGWWPAG, via the coding sequence ATGAGCGGCAAACACATCGTCTTCGACTTTGGCGTGGTGCTGTTCCGCTGGCGCCCGAACCTGCTGCTGCAACAGTGCCTGCCGCAGCGCGTTTCCGACGAGGCCAGTGCCGCGCATTGGGTGGCGCAGGTCTTCCAGAGCTACGGCGGCGACTGGGGTGATTTCGACCGCGGCACGGTCACGCCCGCCACGCTGGTGCAACGCATCAGCGCCCGCACCGGCCTCACGCCCGCCGAGGTCCAGGCGGTGGTGGACGCCGTGCCCGGAGAACTGCAGCCCATCGCCGCCGCCGAAAGCCTGGTGCACCGCCTGGCCGACGCCGACCCGGACCTGTTCTACCTGTCCAACATGCCGGCGCCCTACGCCGACCACCTGGAGCGCACGCACGCGGTGCTGAAGCGCTTTGCCGATGGTGTGTTCTCGGCCCGCGTGGGGCTGGTCAAGCCCGACCCGGCCATCTTTGCGCTCAGCGCGCAGCGCTTCGGCAAGGCGCCAGGCGACCTGGTGTTCCTGGACGACCACCCGGCCAATGTGGCCGCCGCGCGGCAGGCCGGCTGGAACGCGCTGCACTTCGAAAACGCCGCCCAGGCCGAGGCGCAACTCCACGAAAAGGGCTGGTGGCCCGCGGGTTGA
- a CDS encoding 3-methyl-2-oxobutanoate hydroxymethyltransferase (PFAM: Ketopantoate hydroxymethyltransferase~TIGRFAM: 3-methyl-2-oxobutanoate hydroxymethyltransferase), which translates to MSVHTADPAPAKPALNLVRLRDMGARGEKIAMLTCYDATFARLLDEAGVDVLLVGDSLGNVVQGQASTLPVTLEHMVYHTACVARGRQRAWLVADMPFGSYESGPQQALESAVALMRAGAQMVKLEGGGPMADTVRFLVDRGIPVCAHLGLTPQRVHALGGFRVQGRDETQAAALRADAAAMADAGAALMVLELVPSALAREVTAAHPQMLSIGIGAGAGTAGQVLVLHDMLGLTPGKRPRFVRDFIREAADGSPLAEALTPAQAVAAYLADVRAGRFPDEGRHGY; encoded by the coding sequence ATGAGTGTTCACACCGCCGACCCCGCCCCTGCCAAGCCAGCCCTGAACCTGGTGCGGCTGCGCGACATGGGTGCACGCGGCGAGAAGATCGCCATGCTCACCTGCTACGACGCCACTTTCGCCCGCCTGCTGGACGAGGCCGGGGTGGACGTGCTGCTGGTGGGCGATTCGCTGGGCAATGTGGTGCAGGGCCAGGCCAGCACCCTGCCGGTGACCCTGGAACACATGGTTTACCACACGGCCTGTGTGGCGCGGGGCCGCCAGCGCGCCTGGCTGGTGGCCGACATGCCCTTTGGCAGCTACGAATCCGGGCCGCAGCAGGCCTTGGAATCGGCGGTGGCCTTGATGCGCGCTGGCGCGCAGATGGTGAAGCTGGAGGGCGGTGGGCCCATGGCCGACACCGTGCGTTTCCTGGTGGACCGCGGCATCCCGGTGTGCGCCCACCTGGGCCTGACGCCGCAGCGAGTTCACGCGCTGGGCGGCTTCCGGGTCCAGGGGCGCGACGAAACCCAGGCCGCGGCCCTGCGCGCCGACGCCGCCGCCATGGCCGACGCCGGTGCGGCGTTGATGGTGCTGGAACTGGTGCCGTCGGCGTTGGCGCGCGAGGTCACGGCCGCGCACCCACAGATGCTCAGCATCGGCATCGGTGCGGGCGCGGGCACCGCCGGCCAGGTGCTGGTGCTGCACGACATGCTGGGGCTGACCCCCGGCAAGCGACCCCGCTTCGTGCGCGACTTCATCCGCGAGGCGGCCGACGGCAGCCCACTGGCCGAGGCCCTGACGCCCGCGCAGGCGGTGGCCGCCTACCTGGCCGACGTGCGCGCCGGCCGCTTTCCCGACGAAGGCCGCCACGGCTACTGA
- a CDS encoding pantoate--beta-alanine ligase (PFAM: Pantoate-beta-alanine ligase~TIGRFAM: pantoate--beta-alanine ligase) produces the protein MRVIHTLTDLRQALAGTTRTAFVPTMGNLHEGHLSLTRQAVGLGGPVVASIFVNRLQFLPHEDFDRYPRTLARDVELLAAAGCNIVFAPDERELYPEPQVFKVAPPAALADILEGEFRPGFFTGVCTVVLKLLQCVQPAVAVFGRKDYQQLAVVTAMARQFALPTRIVAGDTVRADDGLALSSRNGFLSPAERAEAPALYRTLSELAAGARDGTSPLPALEAAAMATLRQRGWAPDYLTLRRRVDLLPPTDAQRAAGEPLVALAAARLGGTRLIDNLEC, from the coding sequence ATGCGCGTCATCCACACCCTGACCGATTTGCGCCAAGCCCTGGCGGGCACCACCCGCACGGCCTTCGTGCCCACCATGGGCAACCTGCACGAGGGCCACCTGTCGCTCACCCGCCAAGCCGTCGGCCTGGGCGGGCCGGTGGTGGCCAGCATCTTCGTGAACCGGCTGCAGTTCCTGCCGCACGAAGACTTCGACCGCTACCCGCGCACCCTGGCGCGGGACGTCGAACTGCTGGCCGCGGCCGGCTGCAACATCGTCTTCGCGCCGGACGAGCGCGAGCTGTACCCCGAGCCCCAGGTGTTCAAGGTCGCGCCGCCGGCCGCGCTGGCCGACATCCTGGAAGGCGAGTTCCGGCCCGGCTTCTTCACCGGCGTGTGCACCGTGGTGCTGAAGCTGCTGCAGTGCGTGCAGCCCGCGGTGGCCGTTTTCGGCCGCAAGGACTACCAGCAACTGGCGGTGGTGACGGCCATGGCGCGCCAGTTCGCGCTGCCCACGCGCATCGTGGCCGGCGACACGGTGCGTGCCGACGACGGTCTGGCCTTGAGTTCGCGCAACGGCTTCCTGAGCCCGGCCGAACGCGCCGAGGCCCCGGCGCTGTACCGCACGCTGAGCGAACTGGCCGCCGGCGCGCGTGACGGGACCAGCCCGCTGCCGGCCTTGGAGGCCGCGGCCATGGCCACGCTGCGCCAGCGCGGCTGGGCGCCCGACTACCTGACGCTGCGCCGCCGCGTCGACCTGCTGCCGCCCACCGACGCACAACGCGCTGCGGGCGAGCCGCTGGTGGCGCTGGCCGCGGCCCGCCTGGGCGGCACGCGGCTGATCGACAACCTGGAGTGCTGA
- a CDS encoding PEP-CTERM putative exosortase interaction domain-containing protein (PFAM: PEP-CTERM motif~TIGRFAM: PEP-CTERM putative exosortase interaction domain), whose translation MKPLLNALALSAPLLLAPVTGHAVVIGFLGNFDVINDTGSTAHGFEIELEGLHASDISDTFGGANRGFPSGRGFDPATSVQRYGAPTITEYSNGASFGTRVTYMGLWNGSAWDYGTPSGSFITPGDNCWSGGGVGYGPSTPCDHFGVGTTTNATRTTYSWLLETATPGALSNGVVTLPAPAWQVIPPAPPAPGQVAAPPVVVAQIQAPKPEVESQFGEAIWVKVFATELEDGIQLEDLVGGAAKMAQLETEVEWQLLQTDPGNPLAGQLESGLGAPVGPKAASIIRRYEFFRYAGEYDPETHEALVSSDSNPLPEEIGTYLGAQNGAANLNVVALVPEPHTWALMLGGLVLAGARLRRRRAD comes from the coding sequence ATGAAACCCTTGTTGAACGCCCTGGCGCTGAGCGCGCCGCTGCTGCTGGCCCCTGTGACCGGCCATGCCGTCGTCATCGGCTTCCTGGGCAACTTCGATGTCATCAACGACACCGGCAGCACCGCCCATGGCTTCGAGATCGAGCTCGAAGGCCTGCATGCTTCGGACATCAGCGACACCTTCGGCGGTGCCAACCGGGGCTTCCCTTCGGGCCGCGGCTTCGACCCCGCCACCAGCGTGCAGCGCTATGGCGCGCCCACCATCACCGAATACAGCAACGGCGCCAGCTTCGGCACCCGCGTCACCTACATGGGCCTGTGGAATGGCTCGGCCTGGGACTACGGCACGCCCTCGGGCAGCTTCATCACCCCGGGCGACAACTGCTGGTCCGGCGGCGGCGTGGGCTACGGCCCCAGCACGCCGTGCGACCACTTTGGCGTGGGCACCACCACCAACGCCACCCGCACCACCTACAGCTGGCTGCTGGAAACCGCCACCCCCGGCGCGCTGAGCAATGGCGTGGTCACGCTGCCGGCGCCGGCCTGGCAGGTGATTCCGCCCGCCCCGCCGGCCCCCGGGCAGGTGGCCGCGCCGCCGGTGGTGGTGGCGCAGATCCAGGCCCCGAAGCCAGAGGTGGAATCCCAGTTCGGCGAGGCCATCTGGGTGAAGGTGTTCGCCACCGAGTTGGAAGACGGCATCCAACTGGAAGACTTGGTGGGTGGAGCCGCCAAGATGGCCCAGCTGGAAACCGAAGTCGAGTGGCAACTGCTGCAAACCGACCCCGGCAACCCCCTGGCAGGCCAGCTGGAAAGTGGCTTGGGGGCGCCTGTGGGGCCCAAGGCGGCATCCATCATCCGGCGCTATGAGTTCTTCAGGTACGCCGGTGAGTACGACCCCGAAACCCATGAAGCCCTGGTCAGCAGCGATTCCAACCCACTGCCCGAAGAGATCGGCACCTACCTGGGCGCGCAGAACGGTGCGGCCAACCTGAACGTGGTGGCCCTGGTGCCCGAGCCGCACACCTGGGCCCTGATGCTGGGCGGGCTGGTGCTGGCGGGTGCGCGGCTGCGGCGGCGCCGCGCCGACTGA
- a CDS encoding Ni/Fe-hydrogenase, b-type cytochrome subunit (PFAM: Cytochrome b(N-terminal)/b6/petB~TIGRFAM: Ni/Fe-hydrogenase, b-type cytochrome subunit), with product MIDMNAWVSDDTPMPEVTEHAMDIERQELAQAATHRSVYVYQVPVRIWHWTNALAIVVLAVTGWLIASPLPTPVGEASDHYMMGYIRFTHFAAGYVLAIGLLGRTYWAMVGNIYAKELYWVPLFQLEYWKDVWAMMKWYAFASPRPSQYIGHNPLARFAMFFLFLAPTTMMVLTGFALYAEGQQAGSWFEGIFGWVIPLFGQSQDVHTWHHLGMWGLLCFVLVHVYAAVREEILGRSSMVSTMLSGWRTFKD from the coding sequence ATGATCGACATGAACGCGTGGGTGTCCGACGACACGCCGATGCCCGAGGTGACCGAGCACGCCATGGACATCGAGCGCCAGGAATTGGCGCAGGCCGCCACGCACCGTTCGGTGTATGTGTATCAGGTGCCGGTGCGCATCTGGCACTGGACCAATGCGCTGGCCATCGTGGTGCTGGCGGTCACCGGCTGGCTGATCGCGTCGCCACTGCCCACGCCCGTGGGCGAGGCCAGCGACCACTACATGATGGGCTACATCCGCTTCACGCACTTCGCGGCGGGCTATGTGCTGGCCATCGGCCTGCTGGGCCGCACCTACTGGGCCATGGTGGGCAACATCTACGCCAAAGAGCTGTACTGGGTGCCGCTGTTCCAGCTGGAATACTGGAAGGACGTGTGGGCCATGATGAAGTGGTACGCCTTCGCCAGCCCGCGGCCCAGCCAGTACATCGGCCACAACCCGCTGGCGCGCTTTGCGATGTTCTTCCTGTTCCTGGCCCCCACCACCATGATGGTGCTGACCGGCTTCGCCCTGTACGCCGAAGGCCAGCAGGCGGGTTCCTGGTTCGAGGGCATCTTCGGCTGGGTGATCCCGCTGTTCGGCCAGAGCCAGGACGTGCACACCTGGCATCACTTGGGCATGTGGGGCCTGCTGTGTTTCGTGCTCGTGCACGTGTATGCGGCGGTGCGCGAGGAGATCCTAGGGCGCAGCAGCATGGTGAGCACCATGCTGTCGGGTTGGCGCACCTTCAAGGACTGA
- a CDS encoding methyl-accepting chemotaxis protein (PFAM: Methyl-accepting chemotaxis protein (MCP) signaling domain): MAYTYVPDQKPSLGVLGDNTLLIAIGLSAVVAIVLGGQFVQPRIAVVGTLVLLGLTGVGYATARGSLASRLILTFVMVSFVTLHIHLARGLPEFHFGVFATLALLLVYRDRRPVIFAALAFIVYQIGIDRLQAGGWPVFCLEKPSALRVLLHVAFIAAQSTAEIMLATSMGLMAAEGEELERLVAEVERGEGISLDVSGVGARTTAGRSLKTTLQKMHAAVELLRAGADRINTACSEIASGNQDLSTRTEQTAANLQRTSTSMAGLTTTARQAEVNAVQVDALAQDAWKVAEEGGSVIAEVMGTMKGISESSTKIADIIGMIDGIAFQTNILALNAAVEAARAGEQGRGFAVVASEVRTLAARSATAAKEIRELIGDSVQRVSHGASLADRAGSTMSGIVTSVKQVTQIIGELSASSRQQAAEVAEMGDAITQMDQATQQNASMVEQMAAAASSLKAQADELVLTVAVFSTKQPEAA; encoded by the coding sequence ATGGCCTACACCTACGTTCCTGATCAGAAACCATCGCTTGGGGTGCTGGGTGACAACACGCTGCTCATCGCCATCGGGCTGAGCGCGGTGGTGGCCATCGTCCTGGGCGGGCAGTTTGTGCAGCCGCGCATCGCCGTGGTGGGTACCCTGGTGCTGCTGGGGCTGACCGGGGTGGGCTACGCCACCGCGCGCGGCTCGCTGGCCAGCCGGCTGATCCTGACTTTCGTGATGGTGAGCTTCGTCACCCTGCACATCCACCTGGCGCGCGGCCTGCCGGAGTTCCACTTCGGCGTGTTTGCCACCTTGGCGCTGCTGCTGGTTTACCGTGACCGGCGACCGGTCATCTTTGCCGCGCTGGCCTTCATCGTCTACCAAATCGGCATCGACCGCCTGCAGGCCGGGGGCTGGCCGGTGTTCTGTCTGGAAAAGCCCAGCGCGCTGCGGGTGCTGCTGCACGTGGCCTTCATCGCCGCGCAAAGCACGGCCGAGATCATGCTGGCCACCAGCATGGGCCTGATGGCCGCCGAGGGCGAAGAACTGGAGCGCCTGGTGGCCGAGGTGGAGCGCGGCGAAGGCATCTCGCTGGACGTGAGCGGGGTGGGCGCGCGAACCACCGCGGGCCGGTCGCTGAAGACCACGCTGCAGAAGATGCACGCCGCCGTGGAACTGCTGCGCGCCGGCGCCGACCGCATCAACACCGCTTGCAGCGAAATTGCCTCGGGCAACCAGGACCTGAGCACCCGCACCGAACAAACCGCCGCCAACCTGCAGCGCACCTCCACCAGCATGGCCGGGCTGACCACCACCGCCCGCCAGGCCGAAGTCAACGCGGTGCAGGTGGATGCCCTGGCCCAGGACGCGTGGAAGGTGGCCGAAGAAGGCGGCAGCGTGATCGCCGAGGTCATGGGCACCATGAAGGGCATCTCGGAGAGTTCCACCAAGATCGCCGACATCATCGGCATGATCGACGGCATCGCCTTTCAGACCAACATCCTGGCGTTGAACGCGGCGGTGGAGGCAGCGCGCGCTGGCGAACAGGGCCGCGGCTTTGCGGTGGTGGCGTCGGAAGTGCGCACGCTGGCGGCGCGATCGGCCACGGCGGCGAAGGAAATTCGCGAACTCATCGGCGACAGCGTGCAGCGCGTGTCCCACGGCGCCAGCCTGGCCGACCGCGCCGGCAGCACCATGAGCGGCATCGTGACATCGGTCAAGCAGGTGACGCAGATCATCGGTGAACTCAGTGCCAGCAGCCGCCAGCAAGCCGCCGAAGTGGCGGAAATGGGCGATGCGATCACCCAAATGGACCAGGCCACGCAGCAGAATGCGTCGATGGTGGAGCAAATGGCCGCGGCAGCGTCCAGCCTGAAGGCGCAGGCCGACGAGCTGGTGCTGACGGTGGCCGTGTTCTCCACCAAGCAACCCGAAGCGGCTTGA